The following are from one region of the Salmo trutta chromosome 22, fSalTru1.1, whole genome shotgun sequence genome:
- the uox gene encoding uricase, whose product MATTSTQNVEFVRTGYGKNLVKVLYIRREGTHHYITELTANVELTLKSRKDYLTGDNSDIIPTDTVKNTVHALAKLKGVLTIEQFAMDISKHFLTAFKHVTRVNVKIEEAPWRRLEKNGVEHVHAFIYSPESWRFCEVEQNLNESPILHSGVKNMKVLKTTQSGFECFFRDRFTTLQEVKDRCFCTSVYARWRYNKVQNVDFDSAWNSVKETIIEKFAGPYDRGEYSPSVQKTLYDTQVIVLDRVPEVEEIEIVMPNQHYFTIDMTKMGLTNNNEVLLPLDNPSGNIMGTVRRKPQAKL is encoded by the exons ATGGCAACTACCTCAACTCAG AATGTGGAGTTTGTGCGGACCGGCTACGGCAAGAATCTGGTCAAGGTGCTGTATATCAGACGAGAGGGAactcaccactacatcactgagCTGACGGCTAATGTGGAGCTCACCCTCAAGTCCCGCAAGGACTACTTGACCGGTGACAACTCGGACATCATCCCTACTGACACTGTCAAGAACACTGTCCATGCACTGGCTAAGCTGAAGGGA gtTTTGACCATAGAGCAGTTCGCCATGGACATCAGCAAACATTTCCTGACAGCTTTCAAACATGTGACCAGGGTAAACGTGAAGATTGAGGAGGCACCGTGGAGGAGACTGGAGAAG AATGGTGTCGAGCATGTACATGCATTCATCTACAGCCCTGAATCCTGGCGCTTCTGTGAAGTCGAACAGAATCTTAATG AGAGCCCTATTCTTCACAGTGGCGTGAAAAACATGAAGGTGCTGAAGACCACTCAGTCTGGCTTCGAGTGCTTCTTCCGAGACCGCTTCACCACTCTACAGGAGGTCAAGGACAGGTGTTTCTGTACCTCTGTCTACGCCAGGTGGCGCTACAACAAGGTCCAGAATGTCGACTTTGACAGCGCATG GAACTCTGTCAAGGAAACAATAATTGAGAAGTTTGCTGGCCCATACGATCGTGGAGAGTACTCTCCCTCTGTGCAGAAAACCCTCTACGACACACAGGTCATAGTCCTGGATAGGGTGCCTGAG GttgaagagattgagatagtCATGCCTAACCAACATTATTTCACCATTGATATGACAAAAATGGGTCTCACCAACAACAATGAA GTTCTTCTGCCATTGGACAA